From a region of the Microbacterium sp. nov. GSS16 genome:
- the ruvX gene encoding Holliday junction resolvase RuvX, with protein MSGFRRGTRIGIDVGKARIGVARCDPDGMLAVPVETVPRSETSIDRILELIAEWEPLEVVVGLPVNMRGEETLSTADARDFAEELQRRSGLDIRMVDERLSTVSAHTALRASGRTQKKSRSIVDQVAAVVLLQHAVDTEKSTGKPAGALIPSAQEPPRDV; from the coding sequence GTGAGCGGCTTCCGCCGCGGAACCCGCATCGGCATCGATGTGGGCAAGGCGCGCATCGGCGTGGCGCGCTGCGATCCCGACGGCATGCTGGCCGTGCCGGTGGAGACGGTGCCGCGGTCGGAGACGTCGATCGATCGCATCCTCGAGCTCATCGCCGAGTGGGAGCCGTTGGAGGTCGTGGTGGGTCTGCCCGTGAACATGCGCGGCGAGGAGACGCTGTCGACCGCAGACGCACGCGACTTCGCCGAAGAGCTGCAGCGCCGCTCCGGCCTCGACATCCGGATGGTCGACGAGCGACTCAGCACCGTCAGCGCGCACACCGCACTGCGCGCGTCGGGGCGAACGCAGAAGAAGTCTCGTAGCATTGTCGATCAAGTAGCCGCAGTGGTGCTGTTGCAGCATGCCGTGGACACCGAGAAGAGCACTGGAAAGCCCGCCGGTGCGTTGATCCCCTCTGCCCAGGAGCCCCCGCGCGATGTCTGA